One genomic region from Kineobactrum salinum encodes:
- the hisC gene encoding histidinol-phosphate transaminase has protein sequence MPGEQPRHQRLVKLNTNESPWPPSPAVLEAVRGTDGDMLRRYPDPESTALRQALADYHGLQAEQVFLGNGSDEVLAHVFQALLLHEQPVLFPDVSYSFYPVWCELYGVKYQQLPLRPDFSIDPALYRVPNGGIILPNPNAPTGLLLNLQQIGELLRANPDSVVVIDEAYIDFGGESAVGLIAEHDNLLVVHTLSKSRSLAGLRVGMAMGQAHLIEALQRVKNSFNSYPLDAIAQRAVLASLADEAWFRECCRRVIDSRERLSRGLQALDFEVLPSAANFVLAGPPAGTDAGALFQALREQGIVVRYFDKPRLSGYLRITVGTDADCDALLAALPALL, from the coding sequence GTGCCGGGCGAACAGCCGCGGCACCAGCGTCTGGTCAAACTCAATACCAACGAGTCGCCCTGGCCTCCATCGCCGGCGGTGCTGGAGGCTGTGCGTGGCACCGATGGCGATATGTTGCGGCGCTATCCCGACCCGGAATCCACCGCACTCAGGCAGGCCCTGGCGGACTACCATGGCCTGCAGGCCGAGCAGGTGTTCCTGGGCAATGGCTCGGACGAGGTGCTGGCGCATGTGTTCCAGGCACTGTTGTTGCATGAGCAGCCGGTGCTGTTCCCTGATGTCAGCTACAGTTTTTACCCGGTGTGGTGCGAGCTGTACGGTGTAAAATATCAGCAGTTGCCGCTGCGGCCGGATTTCAGCATCGATCCGGCGCTCTACCGGGTTCCCAATGGCGGTATCATCCTGCCCAACCCCAATGCACCGACCGGGCTGCTGCTGAACCTGCAGCAGATTGGTGAGCTATTGCGGGCCAACCCCGACAGTGTGGTGGTGATCGACGAAGCCTACATTGATTTTGGCGGTGAATCCGCGGTCGGTCTCATTGCCGAACACGACAACCTGCTGGTGGTCCACACCCTGTCGAAATCCCGCTCCCTGGCTGGTCTGCGGGTGGGGATGGCGATGGGCCAGGCACACTTGATCGAAGCCCTGCAGCGGGTCAAGAACTCCTTCAATTCCTATCCGCTGGATGCGATAGCCCAGCGCGCGGTACTGGCCTCGCTGGCGGATGAGGCCTGGTTCCGCGAATGCTGCCGGCGGGTGATCGACTCGCGCGAGCGGCTGAGCCGGGGTCTGCAGGCGCTGGATTTCGAGGTGCTGCCTTCCGCGGCCAACTTCGTGTTGGCGGGCCCGCCGGCGGGCACCGATGCCGGAGCGCTGTTTCAGGCCTTGCGGGAGCAGGGGATAGTGGTGCGCTACTTCGACAAGCCGCGCCTGTCCGGCTACCTGCGCATCACCGTCGGTACCGACGCCGACTGCGATGCGCTGCTGGCGGCGCTGCCAGCCTTGCTCTAG
- a CDS encoding putative porin, with the protein MRRLTVAALASLSLATAAAEAAVSEAEFEQLKADMARLTQRVGTLEAENRRLREASETAVSEVQLVRSEVDQARRSPPGGHWSDTIKLYGDYRYRYEEIDVGARDTRTRHRIRARAGLVAQLSSELEVGLGLAAGNESPRSGNITLGSGGTSKDLFLNLAYARWQPFDGGYLMAGKMANTFYRTQGSGLLWDSDYTPEGIAFGWAGQGLFLNSAAIWLESDSNRANETTYWGLQGGVSLQPANNLTLTAGAAYFDLPVRGESVFFGEPDEFFGNSFSCTEPGTSAGCVYLNDYEELELFADLTVAGLPLPLTFFVDYVQNLDADEFDSGWLAGAKLGNTAAAGSWQLGYQYEDVEADATFGLLRDSNVGGGGTDISGHKFTGKYAVARHWVLGVTWYLNNESGENATGRGTDFDRVVFDSVFKY; encoded by the coding sequence ATGAGACGACTGACTGTGGCCGCGCTGGCCAGTTTATCGCTGGCGACCGCTGCTGCCGAGGCAGCGGTCAGCGAAGCGGAGTTCGAGCAATTGAAGGCGGACATGGCCCGCCTGACGCAACGGGTGGGCACCCTGGAAGCGGAAAACCGGCGTCTGCGTGAAGCCTCTGAAACCGCGGTTTCAGAAGTGCAGCTGGTTCGCAGTGAAGTGGACCAGGCCCGCCGCAGCCCCCCGGGCGGCCACTGGTCCGATACGATCAAGCTGTATGGCGACTACCGCTACCGCTACGAGGAAATCGACGTGGGGGCGCGGGATACGCGGACCCGTCACCGTATTCGGGCCCGTGCAGGGCTGGTGGCTCAACTCTCTTCCGAGCTTGAAGTGGGGCTAGGTCTGGCCGCCGGCAATGAAAGCCCGCGCTCTGGCAACATCACGCTGGGAAGCGGGGGCACTTCCAAGGATCTGTTCCTGAACCTCGCCTACGCACGCTGGCAGCCTTTTGACGGTGGCTACCTGATGGCGGGCAAGATGGCCAACACTTTCTACCGCACCCAGGGCAGCGGCCTGCTGTGGGACTCCGACTACACGCCGGAAGGGATTGCCTTCGGCTGGGCGGGCCAGGGTCTGTTCCTGAACAGTGCCGCCATCTGGCTGGAGAGCGACAGCAACCGTGCCAACGAGACAACCTACTGGGGTCTGCAGGGCGGCGTCAGCCTGCAGCCAGCAAACAACCTGACACTGACTGCCGGTGCAGCCTATTTCGATCTGCCGGTGCGCGGAGAGAGCGTCTTTTTTGGTGAGCCGGACGAGTTCTTCGGCAACAGCTTCAGCTGTACCGAGCCTGGCACCAGCGCAGGGTGTGTCTATCTCAATGACTACGAAGAACTGGAGCTGTTCGCGGACCTGACAGTGGCTGGCCTGCCGTTGCCTCTGACTTTCTTCGTCGACTATGTGCAGAACCTGGATGCCGACGAGTTCGATTCCGGCTGGCTGGCCGGCGCCAAGCTGGGCAACACTGCCGCGGCGGGCAGCTGGCAGCTGGGCTACCAGTACGAGGATGTAGAGGCGGATGCCACCTTTGGTCTGCTGCGGGATTCCAATGTCGGCGGGGGCGGCACCGATATCAGCGGTCACAAGTTCACGGGCAAGTACGCCGTGGCCAGGCACTGGGTCCTGGGAGTTACCTGGTATCTGAACAATGAATCGGGCGAGAACGCTACCGGACGCGGCACTGACTTCGATCGTGTCGTGTTCGACTCGGTATTCAAGTACTGA
- the phoU gene encoding phosphate signaling complex protein PhoU, which translates to MIHQDSYKQHISAQFNAELESVKNHLLEMGGLVEQQIGKAVEALLHRDSGVAEEVVAGDERVNDMEISIDEECFRILARRQPAASDLRLVLAISKVTTDLERIGDEASKIGRQAIKATEEGGSSTSFVEIRHIGAHVSDMLRRALDAFARLDVDMAVEVVIADRSVDSEYATAMRSLVTFMMEDPRTIGPVLGQMWALRSLERVGDHASNIAEHVIYLVRGLDVRHVEPDQLMAQVEESE; encoded by the coding sequence ATGATTCACCAGGACAGCTACAAGCAACATATCTCGGCCCAGTTCAATGCCGAACTGGAGTCGGTCAAGAATCATTTGCTGGAGATGGGTGGCCTCGTCGAGCAGCAGATCGGCAAGGCCGTCGAGGCGCTGCTGCACAGGGACAGCGGCGTGGCTGAAGAGGTGGTGGCCGGTGACGAGCGGGTCAACGACATGGAGATCAGTATCGACGAGGAGTGCTTCCGTATTCTCGCCCGCCGCCAGCCCGCGGCCAGCGACCTGCGTCTGGTGCTGGCGATTTCCAAGGTGACCACAGACCTCGAACGGATTGGCGACGAGGCCAGCAAGATCGGCCGTCAGGCCATCAAGGCGACGGAAGAGGGGGGTTCCAGCACCAGCTTTGTCGAGATTCGCCATATCGGGGCTCATGTCAGCGATATGCTGCGGCGGGCGCTGGACGCTTTTGCCCGGCTGGATGTCGATATGGCTGTGGAAGTGGTGATCGCCGATCGCTCGGTGGATTCGGAATACGCTACCGCGATGCGCAGCCTGGTGACTTTCATGATGGAGGACCCCCGCACCATCGGTCCGGTGTTGGGTCAGATGTGGGCGCTGCGGAGCCTTGAGCGGGTGGGTGATCATGCCAGCAATATCGCGGAGCATGTCATTTACCTGGTGCGCGGCCTGGATGTGCGCCATGTGGAGCCCGATCAGCTGATGGCGCAAGTTGAAGAGAGCGAATAG
- the pstB gene encoding phosphate ABC transporter ATP-binding protein PstB — protein MQTHAIDIQAIKRGQASGPGAPADISLRMENLNLYYNNNSQALFDINLDVPKKRVTAFIGPSGCGKSSLLRCINRMNDLVDGCRVEGRLLLESEDIYDRRVDVASLRRRVGMVFQKPNPFPKSIYENVAYGLRIQGINKKRVLDEVVEKSLRAAALWEEVKDRLHESALGMSGGQQQRLVIARTIAVEPEVLLLDEPASALDPISTLKIEELIYELKSRYTIVIVTHNMQQAARVSDMTAFMYMGKLIEYDDTDTLFTNPEQKQTEDYITGRYG, from the coding sequence ATGCAAACCCATGCCATTGATATTCAGGCAATCAAGCGCGGCCAGGCTTCCGGCCCCGGCGCGCCGGCGGATATCAGTCTGCGAATGGAGAACCTGAACCTGTACTACAACAATAATTCACAGGCGCTGTTTGACATAAACCTCGACGTCCCCAAAAAGCGGGTTACCGCGTTTATTGGCCCCAGCGGCTGTGGCAAATCTAGCCTGCTGCGCTGCATCAACCGGATGAACGATCTGGTCGACGGCTGCAGGGTGGAGGGCCGCCTGCTGCTGGAGAGCGAGGATATCTATGACCGCCGGGTGGATGTGGCCAGTCTGCGCCGGCGGGTGGGCATGGTATTCCAGAAACCCAATCCCTTTCCCAAGTCCATCTACGAAAATGTCGCCTATGGCCTGCGCATCCAGGGCATCAACAAAAAGCGGGTGCTGGATGAGGTAGTGGAGAAGTCGCTGCGGGCCGCGGCCCTGTGGGAAGAGGTCAAGGACCGCCTGCATGAAAGTGCACTGGGCATGTCGGGCGGCCAGCAACAGCGCCTGGTGATTGCCCGCACCATTGCGGTGGAGCCGGAGGTACTGCTGCTGGACGAGCCGGCTTCGGCGCTGGATCCCATTTCCACGCTCAAGATCGAGGAACTGATCTACGAGCTCAAGTCCCGTTACACCATTGTGATCGTCACCCACAATATGCAGCAGGCGGCGAGGGTATCCGACATGACAGCATTCATGTACATGGGTAAGTTGATCGAGTACGACGACACGGATACCCTGTTTACCAATCCCGAGCAGAAGCAAACCGAAGACTACATCACCGGCCGCTACGGCTGA
- the pstA gene encoding phosphate ABC transporter permease PstA, which translates to MTNNQDLHGRRRRGVMAWVRSGEPMIWLNGAAVSISVIAVVGLLLLLAVRGMSHFWPADILAVTVSYQGQSRELLGEVVDEVEVAGSQLREAGFELEGPGPFYQRTLLKQGNRDVLGTDFTWLIDEQFGERRHPEDVMVVERLEWGNFYGYLRSVDRHGAPVITVEEDAAAAWAALQSLVADTVAVRQQIRQIERVDIGAINYELERLRLQERRLEMDGALDAAAQADLAARRAELNARFQALQQDLYVLYDSIKDHTFSAEVADGRVIELPVAKVVRAYQPNAMGVGAKLALYFERLWEFLSDEPREANTEGGVYPAMFGTVMMVILMSIMVTPFGVVAAVYLREYAGQGFITRTIRVAVNNLAGVPSIVYGVFGLGFFVYFVGGELDEVFFPAMLPRPTFGTPGLMWASLTLALLTLPVVIVATEEGLARIPKSLREGSLALGATRAETLWRVVLPMASPAMMTGLILAVARAAGEVAPLMLVGVVKLAPTLPLDGNYPYLHLDQKFMHLGFHIYDVGFQSPNVEAARPLVYATAFLLVLIIALLNLAAVRLRNRLRERYKSLEH; encoded by the coding sequence CAAACAATCAGGATCTGCACGGCCGCCGCCGCCGTGGCGTGATGGCCTGGGTTCGCAGCGGCGAGCCGATGATCTGGCTCAACGGCGCGGCGGTCAGTATCAGCGTGATCGCAGTGGTGGGCCTGCTGTTGTTGCTTGCGGTACGCGGCATGAGCCATTTCTGGCCGGCGGATATCCTGGCGGTGACGGTGAGTTATCAGGGTCAGTCGCGGGAACTGCTGGGAGAAGTGGTGGACGAGGTAGAGGTCGCCGGCAGTCAGCTGCGCGAGGCAGGCTTCGAGTTGGAGGGCCCGGGGCCTTTCTATCAGCGCACCCTGTTGAAACAGGGCAATCGCGATGTGCTGGGCACCGACTTCACCTGGCTGATCGATGAGCAATTCGGTGAGCGCCGCCATCCTGAAGATGTGATGGTGGTGGAGCGCTTGGAGTGGGGTAATTTCTACGGCTACCTGCGCAGTGTCGACCGTCATGGCGCGCCAGTGATCACCGTCGAAGAAGACGCCGCCGCGGCCTGGGCAGCACTGCAGTCACTGGTCGCAGATACCGTCGCCGTGCGCCAGCAGATCCGGCAGATCGAGCGCGTCGATATCGGGGCGATCAATTATGAGCTGGAGCGACTGCGGCTACAGGAGCGCCGCCTGGAGATGGACGGCGCCCTGGATGCCGCCGCCCAGGCAGACCTCGCCGCCCGGCGGGCAGAGCTCAATGCCCGCTTCCAGGCATTGCAGCAGGACCTGTACGTGCTGTATGACAGCATCAAGGACCACACCTTCAGCGCCGAAGTGGCGGATGGCCGGGTGATCGAGCTGCCCGTGGCCAAGGTGGTGCGTGCCTACCAGCCCAATGCGATGGGTGTGGGCGCCAAGCTTGCGCTGTATTTTGAGCGGCTCTGGGAGTTCCTCAGTGATGAGCCGCGCGAGGCCAACACCGAGGGTGGGGTCTATCCGGCGATGTTCGGTACCGTGATGATGGTGATACTGATGTCGATCATGGTCACCCCGTTCGGGGTGGTGGCGGCGGTCTACCTGCGTGAATACGCGGGACAGGGTTTTATTACCCGCACCATTCGGGTGGCGGTGAACAACCTGGCCGGGGTTCCCTCCATCGTCTACGGGGTGTTCGGGCTCGGGTTCTTCGTCTATTTTGTGGGCGGGGAACTGGACGAGGTGTTTTTCCCGGCCATGCTGCCGCGGCCGACTTTCGGTACCCCGGGCCTGATGTGGGCATCGCTGACACTGGCCCTGCTGACGCTGCCGGTAGTGATTGTGGCGACCGAGGAAGGTCTGGCCCGCATTCCCAAGAGCCTGCGCGAGGGCAGCCTCGCGCTGGGGGCCACCCGCGCCGAAACCCTGTGGCGGGTAGTATTGCCGATGGCGAGCCCGGCGATGATGACGGGGCTGATCCTGGCGGTAGCCCGCGCCGCGGGCGAGGTGGCGCCGCTGATGCTGGTCGGTGTAGTGAAGCTGGCTCCGACCCTGCCGCTGGATGGCAATTATCCCTATCTGCATCTGGACCAGAAGTTCATGCATCTGGGTTTTCATATCTACGATGTGGGTTTCCAGAGTCCCAATGTGGAGGCGGCCAGGCCTCTGGTCTATGCTACTGCATTTCTGCTGGTGCTTATCATCGCGTTGCTGAATCTGGCTGCGGTGCGCCTGCGCAACCGGTTGCGTGAACGTTACAAGTCTCTGGAACACTAG